The genomic interval AAAACATTCGACCGGAGCGCACCGGTTTTCCCTCCCCTCGAAGGGCAACGGATTCCAAGAAGCGGGCAACCTTGGACTGAAAAAGTTCCGCGTTTGACCTTCCCCGAACCTTGCGGGTATAATCCGCTGGCGAGTTACCGGGCACACCACGGTCGCATCCTTTCTCTGCGGGATCGGAATTCAGCATGGCCCTCCAGGGCAATCTGCGCGATTTCAGCGTCACCAAACTGCTGAACCTGATACACATCGCCAAGAAAAGCGGAACCCTAACCATCCAGGGACCGGCCGAATTGGCCAGCTTGGCGTTTTTGGAAGGAAAGCTGATCTACGGCCAGCGCGGCGACGAGGGCGGCAGGCTGATTTCCATTCTGCGCTACAACCATCTGCTGACCGAAGAACAGGCCACCACGCTTCAAAGCCGTCCGGAATCGGCCAACGACAAAGAACTCGGCTTGCTGCTGATCCACGCCAATTACCTGACCCAGCAGGCGATCCTGCAATCGCTTCACAAATACCTCAACGACTTGGTCTTCCGGCTTTTCACCTGGAACGAGGGAATCTTCCAGTTTTACCTTGGGATTCTGCCCCCCGACGACCGCATCACCGTGCGCATTGATCTGGAAAACCTGATCATGGAGGGCGCGCGCCGGATGCGGGAATACGAACAGCTGCAAGAGGAGATTCCCAACCTGGATCTTGCGCTGAAGTTCACCGACCGGCCCGACGCACGCCTGCGCAACATCAACCTGAGCGTCGAAGAATGGCGGGTGGTCTCCTACATCTCGCCCAAGAACACCATGCGCCAGATCGCACGGGCCAACCGCCTGAGTGAGATCGAATTGCGGCGGATCGTGTACGGCTTAATGCAGGCCGGAGTGGTCGAAATTCTTCAGCCGGAAGGTGCGCCGCCGCCGCCCTCGCTGGCGAAGATCCAGCCCATCCCCAAGACGCCCGAGCAGGCCGGCCTGATCAAACGCCTGGCCGATCGTATCCGCTCGTTATAAGGAGCGCTTTCCAACATGCAGACCGTAAAAATGGTGGTCACCGGGCCGTTCAACTCAGGAAAAACCGCGTTCATCCGTTCGATCAGCGAAATCGAGGTGGTTTCGACGGAACGGAAGATCTCCTTGGAAGTGGAGAAGGTGAAGGAGACGACGACGGTGGCCATGGATTTCGGCCGGATTACGGTCGACGACGATCTGGTCCTCTACCTGTTCGGCACTCCCGGCCAGAAGCGGTTCGATTTCATGTGGGAAATCCTTTCCGAAGGCATGCTCGGATTCGTCGTCATCGTCGACAGCTCCCGCCCGGAAACGTTCCGCGAGGCGCGCTTCATCCTCGACACCTTCCGCGCCTACGCGCCCACCCCCTACGTGGTGGCCGCCAACAAACAGGACGTCCCCGAAGCTTGGCCGGTGGACGACCTCCGCATCGCCTTAAAACTGGACCCGGCCGTGAAGTGCCTGCCCTGCGTCGCCAACGACAAAGAGAAAGTAAAAGCCATCCTCCTGGAGCTGCTCGGAAGCATCCTTCAGGAAATCGAAACCGGCGATAAATCCTGATCCGTTGAAGAACACATCCGCACCCCGCAGGGAAGCCCGTCCCCAACCCTTGGACATTTCCGCCTCGTGGCCTGTTCCGCCGCAGGCGCTTCCGGAAATCTACCCCGCTCAAATCGGCGGTTTGATGATCGCCGCCTTCGAGGAAGTCGTTGGACGGCAGAAGCTCGCGCCGCTCCTTGCCGCAGCGGGCATAGACATCCCGGAAAACGGCGTGCCGGATCTGCCCTTCGGGACTCCGGCGGCCATCTTCCAGGCGCTGGAGGAGGCCTACGGGGAACAGCCCGCGCGCGGGATTTGCCTGCGCACCGGACGGGTGATGTTCCGGCGCGGTTTGCGGATCTTCTCCGGAATCCTGGGGTTGTCGCACCGCAATTTCCGCCTCCTGCCGCCCTCCCAGAAGATCTTCCGCGGATTGGAGCTGATCGCCTGGTTGTTGAACCACTACAGCGACCAACGGGTTCGGGTGGAGAAAAAACCCCGCGAGTACCTGCTGATCAACGACCGGTGCCCGCACTGTTGGAGACTCTCCCGTTCCTCGCCCTGCTGCCAACTGCCGGTCGGCGCCCTTCAGGAAGGGCTTGCTTGGGCCTGCAGCGGACGGCCGCACACGGTGGAAGAAATCGCCTGCCGCGCAACGGGCGATCCCACCTGCACCTATCGGATCAAACCCAAATCCTAAGGCCGTCCCATCCGCGGCCGCAGTCCGCCTCCGTCGCAAATCTCCGCCGCAGATTGTGAAGCCGCTGCAATGGCCATCGGCCACCCGTCTGCGGAAAGGTTTTTTTCGCCGGCGGATCCCGGAATGCCGCGAAGAATTCGGCGGACGCCGCGCCGATCTTTTCTCCCCCATCGCGGCCCCCCGCTCCCCGCAAGCGGAATCGGCCGCAGGGGCGGCCGCGGGCATGACAACCCTCCCATCCCTCCCCGCAAGAAACCCGCATTCCCCCGCCTTCCAGATGCAGTAAAATCAATGCGCCGAGGGGTTGCGTCCAGGAGGCCCTATGGAAAGCGGCAGGATACTGGTTGTGGAAGATGATCCGGACGTCGGCGCCATGCTGCGGACGTATTTCGAATCGCAGGGCTTCGAGGTTGCCGTCGCGGCCCGCGGAGAAGAAGCCTTATCCCTCACCCGCCATTCCCTCCCGCAACTGATCGTCCTCGACATCATCCTGCCCGACATGGACGGATACGAAATCTGCCGGCGGCTGCGCGCTTCCTCCCGCACCGGGCACATCCCGATCCTGTTCTTGACCCAGCGCGACGAGCGCCGG from Anaerolineales bacterium carries:
- a CDS encoding DUF4388 domain-containing protein; the encoded protein is MALQGNLRDFSVTKLLNLIHIAKKSGTLTIQGPAELASLAFLEGKLIYGQRGDEGGRLISILRYNHLLTEEQATTLQSRPESANDKELGLLLIHANYLTQQAILQSLHKYLNDLVFRLFTWNEGIFQFYLGILPPDDRITVRIDLENLIMEGARRMREYEQLQEEIPNLDLALKFTDRPDARLRNINLSVEEWRVVSYISPKNTMRQIARANRLSEIELRRIVYGLMQAGVVEILQPEGAPPPPSLAKIQPIPKTPEQAGLIKRLADRIRSL
- a CDS encoding 4-vinyl reductase, translated to MDISASWPVPPQALPEIYPAQIGGLMIAAFEEVVGRQKLAPLLAAAGIDIPENGVPDLPFGTPAAIFQALEEAYGEQPARGICLRTGRVMFRRGLRIFSGILGLSHRNFRLLPPSQKIFRGLELIAWLLNHYSDQRVRVEKKPREYLLINDRCPHCWRLSRSSPCCQLPVGALQEGLAWACSGRPHTVEEIACRATGDPTCTYRIKPKS
- a CDS encoding ATP/GTP-binding protein; protein product: MQTVKMVVTGPFNSGKTAFIRSISEIEVVSTERKISLEVEKVKETTTVAMDFGRITVDDDLVLYLFGTPGQKRFDFMWEILSEGMLGFVVIVDSSRPETFREARFILDTFRAYAPTPYVVAANKQDVPEAWPVDDLRIALKLDPAVKCLPCVANDKEKVKAILLELLGSILQEIETGDKS